A window from Candidatus Latescibacterota bacterium encodes these proteins:
- a CDS encoding transcriptional regulator — protein sequence MPDFDEMLSSVARLAIIAVLIAGEPVAFTDLKERTGLADGNLHVQTRKLAEAGYLEILKGSRGGRSWTRFRITEHGVSALKLHVRKLQAILDREMGEIGPVKRGRPSDDSQMWS from the coding sequence GTGCCCGACTTCGACGAGATGCTCAGCTCCGTGGCCCGCCTGGCCATCATCGCCGTCCTGATCGCCGGGGAGCCGGTGGCGTTCACGGATCTCAAGGAAAGAACGGGGCTTGCCGATGGCAACCTGCACGTGCAGACCCGCAAGCTGGCCGAGGCCGGCTACCTGGAGATCCTCAAGGGCAGCCGTGGCGGCCGTTCCTGGACGCGCTTTCGCATCACGGAGCACGGTGTGAGCGCGCTCAAGCTTCACGTTCGGAAGTTGCAGGCCATCCTGGATCGCGAGATGGGGGAGATCGGCCCCGTGAAGAGGGGCCGCCCCAGCGACGATTCCCAGATGTGGTCCTAG
- the deoC gene encoding deoxyribose-phosphate aldolase: MRIALGADHGGYALKEQLSLKLRAASHQVFDMGTSSNEAVDYPVFARKVAEAVASGRCERGIMVDGAGIGSAMVANKVPGVRAALAYDLSSARNSREHNDANVLTLGAGLIGPDLAWQIVELWLGAECSAERHRRRVAMIEDAPGMGSRAAIPAGTAGSATGSAGPAPSPAGGLPLDEDQLQRLLAELAPLLAAGEAPSTAPPDARRLLALGASRVGSRSGGSAEPDLAGSIDHTLLKPDATPDQIRALCAEAREFGFAAACINPVWVPLAHAELAGSGVLTCAVVGFPLGATHPETKALEARRAIREGAREIDMVINVGALKAGDDDTVLRDIRAVVEACRDGGARCKVIIETCLLTDDEKRRACRLARRARADFVKTSTGFAGGGATEADVALMAAEVADAGLEVKASGGIRDFDAARRMLAAGATRIGASASVAIVREARGQAAPAAS; this comes from the coding sequence ATGCGCATTGCCCTGGGTGCCGACCACGGCGGCTACGCGCTCAAGGAGCAGCTCTCGCTGAAGCTCCGCGCCGCGAGCCACCAGGTTTTCGACATGGGCACTTCATCGAATGAAGCCGTGGACTACCCCGTCTTCGCCCGCAAGGTGGCCGAGGCCGTGGCCTCGGGCCGCTGCGAGCGGGGGATCATGGTCGACGGCGCCGGCATCGGCTCGGCCATGGTGGCCAACAAGGTGCCCGGCGTGCGCGCCGCTCTCGCCTACGACCTCTCCAGCGCCCGCAACAGCCGTGAACACAACGACGCGAACGTCCTCACGCTGGGCGCCGGGCTGATCGGCCCGGACCTCGCCTGGCAGATCGTGGAACTCTGGCTGGGCGCCGAGTGCAGCGCCGAGCGGCACCGCCGCCGCGTGGCCATGATCGAGGACGCTCCGGGCATGGGGAGCCGTGCGGCAATCCCCGCCGGCACCGCTGGGTCAGCGACAGGCTCAGCGGGGCCGGCACCTTCTCCTGCCGGTGGGCTGCCCCTGGACGAGGATCAGCTCCAGCGGCTCCTGGCCGAACTGGCGCCGCTGCTCGCCGCGGGCGAGGCGCCGTCGACGGCGCCCCCGGACGCCCGCCGCCTCCTGGCGCTGGGGGCGAGCCGCGTGGGCAGCCGCAGCGGCGGGTCGGCCGAGCCCGACCTCGCCGGCTCGATCGACCACACGCTGCTCAAGCCCGACGCCACGCCCGACCAGATCCGCGCCCTCTGCGCCGAGGCGCGCGAGTTCGGCTTCGCCGCCGCGTGCATCAACCCGGTCTGGGTGCCGCTGGCGCACGCGGAACTGGCGGGCAGCGGTGTCCTGACCTGCGCGGTGGTGGGCTTTCCGCTCGGCGCCACGCATCCCGAGACCAAGGCGCTCGAGGCGCGCCGCGCGATCCGCGAGGGCGCGAGGGAGATCGACATGGTCATCAACGTCGGCGCGCTCAAGGCCGGCGACGACGACACCGTGCTCCGCGACATCCGCGCGGTGGTGGAGGCCTGCCGCGACGGCGGCGCGCGTTGCAAGGTGATCATCGAGACCTGCCTGCTCACCGACGACGAGAAGCGCCGCGCCTGCCGCCTCGCCCGCCGCGCGCGGGCGGACTTCGTGAAGACGTCCACGGGCTTCGCCGGCGGCGGCGCCACCGAGGCCGACGTGGCGCTCATGGCCGCCGAGGTGGCGGACGCCGGCCTCGAGGTGAAGGCCTCCGGCGGCATCCGCGATTTCGACGCCGCCCGGCGCATGCTCGCGGCCGGCGCCACGCGCATCGGCGCCAGCGCCAGCGTGGCCATCGTGCGGGAAGCGCGGGGGCAGGCCGCGCCGGCGGCGAGCTGA
- a CDS encoding DEAD/DEAH box helicase has translation MDFKQFQLDPRLARAIDDLGFIEPTPVQAKAMPPALEGRDLIGLAQTGTGKSAAFILPILQRLLGQELGRTRALLIAPTRELVEQLNENVEALAAHTEIRCGTVYGGVKYRPQIERLKKGVEIVVATPGRLLDHMERGHAALRELEVLVLDEADRMLDMGFLPDVRRILRKLPRSRQTMMFSATMPYDIRRLCTDIMQDPVTIEIGARAPAETVSHALYAVAPMHKSELLLAILRQTDTESVLVFTQTKHAARHVFMELQKAAFSVAVIEGDMPQGERQRALDGFRGGKTQILVATDIAARGLDISQVSHVINFDMPATVDDYTHRIGRTGRALHTGDAFTFVTHEDLEMVVRIEKVLDTALDYSHVEGFPHSPPPWDPLGRPKVEKRDRRRPSRPGLRRR, from the coding sequence GTGGACTTCAAACAATTCCAGCTCGATCCCCGCCTAGCGCGCGCCATCGACGACCTCGGCTTCATCGAACCGACGCCCGTGCAGGCCAAGGCCATGCCGCCGGCCCTGGAGGGACGCGATCTCATCGGCCTGGCCCAGACCGGCACCGGCAAGAGCGCGGCGTTCATCCTCCCGATCCTACAGCGGCTGCTGGGCCAGGAGCTCGGCCGCACCCGCGCGCTGCTGATCGCGCCCACGCGCGAGCTCGTCGAGCAGCTGAACGAGAACGTGGAGGCGCTGGCGGCGCACACGGAGATCCGCTGCGGCACCGTCTACGGCGGCGTGAAGTACCGTCCGCAGATCGAGCGCCTGAAGAAGGGCGTGGAGATCGTGGTGGCGACCCCGGGACGTCTGCTCGACCACATGGAGCGCGGCCACGCCGCCCTGCGCGAGCTCGAGGTGCTCGTTCTCGACGAGGCCGACCGCATGCTCGACATGGGCTTCCTGCCCGACGTCCGCCGCATCCTCCGCAAGCTGCCCCGCAGCCGCCAGACGATGATGTTCTCGGCCACCATGCCCTACGACATCCGCCGGCTCTGCACCGACATCATGCAGGATCCGGTGACGATCGAGATCGGCGCCCGCGCGCCGGCCGAGACCGTGAGCCACGCGCTCTACGCCGTGGCGCCGATGCACAAGAGCGAGCTGCTGCTGGCCATCCTGCGGCAGACCGACACGGAATCGGTGCTGGTCTTCACGCAGACCAAGCATGCCGCGCGGCATGTCTTCATGGAGCTGCAGAAGGCGGCCTTCAGCGTGGCCGTGATCGAGGGCGACATGCCCCAGGGCGAGCGCCAGCGCGCGCTGGACGGCTTCCGCGGCGGCAAGACGCAGATCCTCGTGGCCACGGACATCGCCGCGCGCGGTCTGGACATCTCGCAGGTGTCGCACGTGATCAACTTCGACATGCCGGCGACGGTGGACGACTACACCCACCGCATCGGCCGCACGGGTCGGGCGCTGCACACGGGCGACGCGTTCACGTTCGTCACCCACGAGGACCTGGAGATGGTGGTCCGCATCGAGAAGGTGCTGGACACCGCGCTCGACTACAGCCACGTGGAGGGCTTTCCGCACTCGCCACCGCCCTGGGATCCGCTGGGGCGTCCCAAGGTGGAGAAGCGGGACCGGCGCCGGCCGTCGCGCCCGGGCCTGCGCCGCCGCTAG
- a CDS encoding S8 family serine peptidase, whose protein sequence is MLTRHHPLSGRLARASALLLLLLALALPAFGAPNEILLAAGSLDTRQPVAPPADPSLRIAPPDPDESAHWIVHWNTDVSTARKDELRSLGAELLGYLPERAWLVRMTGAQAAAAGALGSVDYVGLWQPAYALSPEIGTHVYQDPERRADTRLRLVVDLFPGVDANLLAAGARKLGAALDGLYPDARAPRLRLRIAPERLHDLARLPGVAWIEEQAEYVERNNNVVWIVQTAQSGNTAIWDHGIRGEGQVLGHIDSGFVESSCYFDDPDGDAPGPTHRKVVYQADSNSSTHGTHTAGTAVGNQTPVTGASDYNGVAPEARMATSRYNAGGFNLYTELANHYSYGARVHTNSWGNDGTTAYTSDCRDIDRYSRDYEDAMVAFAETNTSTLKTPENAKNVLAVAATNNPNYENHGSGGTGPTADGRRKPEIYAPGCSNRSASTSSCSTVSLCGTSMACPAIAGSGLLVRQYYTDGFYPSGAANAADAFTPSGALLRATLINGTFDMTGVAGYPSNLEGWGRLQLDESLSFTGDARHNWVTDVRNADGLQTGDSTDYPLIVNSAAEALKVTMVFTDPPATVGAAQPIINNLDLELIAPDQTSYRGNVFSGGQSAPGGSFDPINTVERVVLDAPQTGSWTVRIHGTDIPDGPQGYAVVAGGDVSVTLTAVPDGGTVAAALPRLGEPQPNPFNPKTTLRFSLPHATRATVAIFDIAGRRLATLAEGSFGAGDHVVEWNGRDGSGKSQPSGVYFARLEAEGLVDMRKLTLLK, encoded by the coding sequence ATGCTTACCCGGCACCACCCTCTTTCCGGTCGCCTAGCGAGGGCCTCCGCGCTCCTGCTGCTCTTGCTGGCCCTGGCGCTGCCGGCCTTCGGAGCGCCGAACGAGATCCTGCTCGCGGCAGGCAGCCTCGACACCCGCCAGCCGGTGGCGCCGCCGGCCGATCCGAGCCTGCGGATCGCCCCGCCCGATCCGGACGAGAGCGCGCACTGGATCGTCCACTGGAACACGGACGTGAGCACGGCGCGCAAGGACGAGCTGCGCAGTCTCGGCGCGGAGCTGCTGGGCTACCTGCCCGAGCGGGCCTGGCTCGTGCGCATGACGGGCGCGCAGGCCGCCGCCGCCGGCGCGCTTGGCAGCGTGGACTACGTGGGGCTCTGGCAGCCCGCCTACGCGCTCAGTCCCGAGATCGGCACGCATGTGTACCAGGACCCCGAGCGCCGCGCCGACACGCGCCTGCGGCTCGTGGTGGACCTCTTCCCCGGCGTCGACGCGAACCTCCTCGCCGCCGGCGCCCGCAAGCTGGGCGCCGCGCTGGACGGCCTCTACCCCGACGCGCGGGCCCCGCGGCTTCGCCTGCGCATCGCGCCCGAGCGGCTGCACGACCTCGCGCGCCTGCCGGGCGTCGCCTGGATCGAGGAGCAGGCGGAGTACGTCGAGCGCAACAACAACGTCGTCTGGATCGTGCAGACGGCCCAGAGCGGCAACACCGCCATCTGGGACCACGGCATCCGCGGCGAGGGCCAGGTGCTGGGCCACATCGACAGCGGTTTCGTGGAGTCGAGCTGCTACTTCGACGACCCCGACGGCGATGCCCCCGGCCCCACCCACCGCAAGGTCGTCTACCAGGCCGACAGCAACAGCAGCACCCATGGGACGCACACCGCCGGCACGGCGGTGGGCAACCAGACGCCCGTCACCGGCGCGAGCGACTACAACGGCGTGGCCCCCGAAGCGCGCATGGCCACGAGCCGCTACAACGCGGGCGGCTTCAACCTGTACACCGAGCTGGCCAACCACTACAGCTACGGCGCGCGCGTGCACACCAACTCCTGGGGCAACGACGGCACCACCGCCTACACCTCCGACTGCCGCGACATCGACCGCTACAGCCGCGACTACGAGGACGCCATGGTGGCCTTCGCGGAGACCAACACCAGCACGCTGAAGACGCCCGAGAACGCGAAGAACGTGCTGGCCGTGGCCGCGACCAACAACCCGAACTACGAAAACCACGGCTCCGGCGGCACCGGTCCCACCGCCGACGGCCGCCGCAAGCCCGAGATCTACGCGCCGGGTTGCTCGAACCGCTCGGCGAGCACCTCGTCCTGCAGCACCGTCTCGCTCTGCGGGACGTCCATGGCCTGCCCCGCCATCGCCGGCTCGGGCCTGCTGGTGCGGCAGTACTACACCGATGGCTTCTACCCCAGCGGCGCGGCCAACGCGGCCGACGCGTTCACGCCCAGCGGCGCGCTCCTGCGCGCGACGCTCATCAACGGCACCTTCGACATGACCGGCGTCGCCGGTTATCCCTCCAACCTGGAGGGCTGGGGCCGCCTGCAGCTGGACGAGTCGCTCAGCTTCACGGGCGATGCGCGTCACAACTGGGTGACCGACGTCCGCAACGCCGACGGCCTCCAGACCGGCGACAGCACCGACTACCCGCTGATCGTGAACAGCGCCGCCGAGGCGCTCAAGGTGACGATGGTCTTCACCGACCCGCCGGCGACGGTGGGCGCGGCGCAGCCGATCATCAACAACCTGGACCTGGAGCTCATCGCGCCGGACCAGACCAGCTACCGCGGCAACGTCTTCAGCGGCGGGCAGAGCGCGCCGGGCGGGAGCTTCGATCCCATCAACACGGTGGAGCGCGTGGTCCTCGACGCGCCGCAGACCGGCAGCTGGACCGTGCGCATCCACGGGACGGACATCCCCGACGGCCCGCAGGGCTACGCGGTGGTGGCCGGCGGCGACGTGTCGGTCACGCTGACGGCCGTGCCCGACGGCGGGACGGTCGCCGCGGCGCTGCCCCGTCTGGGTGAGCCCCAGCCGAACCCCTTCAACCCGAAGACCACGTTGCGCTTCTCCCTGCCGCACGCCACGCGCGCGACGGTGGCGATCTTCGACATCGCGGGACGTCGCCTGGCGACCCTGGCCGAGGGCAGCTTCGGCGCCGGCGACCACGTGGTGGAGTGGAACGGCCGCGACGGGTCGGGCAAGTCCCAGCCCAGCGGCGTCTACTTCGCGCGCCTGGAGGCGGAGGGCCTCGTCGACATGAGGAAGCTGACGCTCCTGAAGTGA